AATTATCCACATGACATATGTATCTAAATATCCGAACTAGATAAGTTATCCACAAATTATCCAAACTTATCTTATTTGAAATGCATTGCCAAAATCATATAAGATCATATATACATTTTATCTTATCTAGAATGTTATATATCCATCAAATAAGATCCTAAATGGAtgaagattttccttttttttggggtccttttctatttttatttatttttacctCCGAAGAAAAATCACAGGAATCGCACGAGTTGAGAAAATCACGTGGACATTGATTGCGCAAGTTCAGCAAGATGGGTGACCGAATCGCAAATGATTCTGTTCTTTCTCAGACATTATTATAATATGCCCCACCAGGCTGCTTCGTGGTTAGTGCAATGCCTTGGACCGTCTGGCGGATCACGGTGAATTTGTTAATCTAGGTATTATTTCGATGCAGACAGACACCCAATACACCAAAGGATTTCTCAATCGAGATTatatcttgattttcttttcttcttcatgtaTTTCTTGGGTTCTGCGATTAATCCCTGCTTGCTTGCCTTAAAAAAATGTCTCATTTACAGTAGGATTAGCACTCCGGCTAAGAGATGTCTGAATGGTTTTCGATTTGTGATTTACCTTGTGGACAGCGCTTGCTCATCAACGGAGTTATACCTCTCAAATGAGAAGGTcgacaaaggaaagaaaagaagaagaaaaaaaagagaatcgaCTGATACTGCGATAGAGCACTAGGAAAAACGACACTGCAATCTTATCTCCGAACTTTTGAATGACTTCGGGCTTcgaattatttgttttttgaagTCCAGTGAATGGTGGGGGAGGGATTCTGGATAGAAAAAGTATGGAGCGTTGTGCAGTGACAAACTAGGGAAGCACCCAAGAGAGGTTGCCCACTGGTTTTCCCCCAAAACCATGGGAACATCGAGTCTCCCTCTTATCCGAAGACAAAAGTCCAAGAAGCTTAggccatttctttattttctttgtcgATGTCCCCTTCCgtttttctttcgttttcttgTCCCCACGATCCTCAGTCTCCGCATTGCATTTATTATATATTGACAATAGAGGATCCGATCTATTTCTGCGTATAACATCGCACCAGATTGGCTTATTCTCAGCTAGAAATAATGaactttcttctcttccatcaACATTTTCCTTTCGACATTTtcaatcttcaatttttttttttttttttttttttgtattcttGTTAATTCTGAAAAAGAATCCGATTTGATCTGGTAAAATCAGAAACCGACCGCAAAGGGAGGCACCAAGTAGGCATGGACAAAGAATTAAAAGCTAAAAATGTACTCTTTCATTCATCATCAATGGTTATTACTTTGCTTCCTCAGCAATCTATATATGCATACCGATGTTGAAAGTATACCTCGCCAAAGAAAGTTAGTCCTAGACGAAGAAAAGATCTCCTCTTTAAAACCAGAGACTAGCAATAAAGCATGTATGCTTTTCAACGAGTTCCTCCTCAAGCTTGGTCATTTACCTTTCGCAATCGAACCGTAATAAGGTCACCACGCACATCCTCCGCGAGTCTGAAAGGTCCATCGTCACGAGGTTGatcaacgaagaagaaagatCCACCAATTGTTTAGAGCGTAAGGACGCATGGCTTCACAGGTATTAGGGTGTGTTTGGGAAGGTTTTTAGGAAGtgtctttgggaaaatgcaaaggtcGTGTTTAGTAAATTGTATTGTAAAAGTCCATTGCGAAGTATcattgaataaaatattatttgaaaaacttATATTTGCAAAAAACTTTTGTTATcaagtagaaagaaaaaagaagagttggTCGACCAAGGACAAGTAGTTGTTGGCGAGGAGCAATCGGTCTGGCAAAAGGTGGGTAGTCCAGGCCATCTGGCAAAGGTAGGCAGTTCGGCTAGGGTTGACTGACTTGTCGCGCCGCGACCTCCACCGTGGCCGTGTGATCTAGGTCGTGCGACCCTCCAATGAGGGTTGCGGCGACCAGATCGGCGACCAAATGGGTCATGTGAAGATCGCGACCTTCGTGGCGACCTTTGTGGCAACCTCATGATCTGGGCGCGTGGCTGCGGTGGAGGTCGCAACGGGTCGTGTGCCCCTTCGACAAGGATCACAATGACCACATCTAGTCGTGTGACCTCCTCTATAGCGACCTCACGatttgggtcgcgcgaccctcgcctggGGGTCATGCGGCCCCAACAACCTCCATGCAGAAGTTGCAACATGGCAGGTGCGACCTTTGCTGTCGACCACTtatggaggagaagaagatgaatagttaaggcaaaatcagaaaaataaaaaattagcgaggataatttgaaaagataaatttttttattcacccCCTCAGCTCAGTATActgaaaatgctaaaagcccaaggtagCCCCCAACGGGCTTTTAGCCTTCTGAAGGCCGACATTTCCTAAATggggtttaaattttttttaccaaacaccctCAAATtggcccaaggggctttgggtgTTCAAAGTGACTTCTAAAGGCAACTCCCAAATGGACCCTTAGTCGGATAAACATAAACCCTGTACAAAAAAGTCACCTAGATTACATCAAGCTCACAAGTCACACCAAATGCAGAAATGATTAGCCAATCCATCTACCAGGTTAGACCACGTGACGTTTTTATCAAAGAGGATATTCTTTCTGTTAAAACCGAAATTCACGAGCTTGGAGCACTGAACACTCATAGTATGATGCAAGCAGGGCAAAATAACAGTAACAATCGTATTTGATTGCATTTCAAAGAGAATGGCACTTTTCAAATACAATATATACACTGTGAGGAACTTTTACAAATAAAGGATTTGAATTCCATAATCTTCAAACTCCGGCATGCTGAACACATTGGAAACCCTGTTACAAAGTGTATAAAGGTTTGACCAGCAGTACGGATCAGTCACTGTATTCTGCATCCACCAGAATCTTGGTCCCAGCAAACATTGCCATAAGCAGACATTTTAGAAGATCCATGTCACGGTCTACAATCAGGACAATGAGCTTCAGTTACTGATCTTGATAGAGTGTCTATGCATTCGAGTGGATACTCGCACGTGCAACAGCGGAAAGTGAACgaattgaaaatcaatcacttCAGTCCAATCTGTAAACTCTAACATGACAAATCTGTTAGGAACGCAAATCTTTGAAGAGAAagatagagaagaaaacaagcgaGTTTTTACAGGAAAACCCTTtccaaaatcaaaaggaaaaaccacAGTACTGTACCACGCAATCTCTCCACTGTCACTATCAGTACAGGTGTTACAAGCTTCCGCATTACAAAAGATATTGTCCCAATATACAGCAGGAGTCTAAGGCATATATCATTAGGATGGAAATTGCACATATGCCATTAGTAGTTATTAAAGTTCTATTATCTGCTTTAACATGAAAATGACATATATGCCATTAGCAGTAAAAGTTACATGCTTGAATAGTACTTTCTTctacgaaaaaaaataaaaatagtacTTTCTTCTATCAGACTCCACAACTCTATCAAAAGCATACCTAAAACTCTAGAGACCTCTGTCTGATTTCCCTTTGATCGATTTAATGTTTGCCTACAATAACAAAACAATATGCAGACTTCAAAGAAATGACGCCTCTTCTCCACCAGAATACGCATGCGAAGAGTAAGAACTCGAAAAAATGCCCAAAAAGGCACTAAAAGCagaagctttttcctttttgatttcTAAAAGTGGCCAAAATTTTAAACCTGATGACACATTTACTACATATTACTGCACATTGAAATATAAGTACAAGCAAATGGATGTGCAAAAATAACATAAGCTACATGTGGCACCACCTGGTAAGATCTTAAGAAATTCCAACAGCCAGCCTATGCATACATAAATGATCAAACATTGGCTGAATAAGTATCAAGAAAGAAGCTAGATGTACAAACCATGAATGCACTATATGTATTTGCATATACAGAGAATAGTGGACAACCAAGTACCAAAACTGCAAAGGTACAAAACTTTGAGCTACTGTCTGACGAAATAACAATGAAGATGGCTTAAATTTCCGAAATTAGCATCTCGCCTTTCATATGTCGTCGTTAATGTTCAGGTTTCTCCTTTCATTTAGTCCTTCTCATCATAACCTTGAGAAAAGGCTCAAATTAGGATAATTATGCTCAATTTCATCTTGCTGATCAATCCGATTCAAACAACTGAACTTTGTTTTCCAATGGGCTGGAAGGCCATCAAGAATAGTGGATTGAGGattgcattttaaaatattGTTTTCATACTGAGAGAACAGACAGGAAGCTCAGAATGGCTAAGACCAGTGGCACAAAAAAATGCTGCTAGAACAGGCATTTTACAAGGTCATGGCAATAGTTTAGTAATGGCGTTGAAACAGGAGACTATTGTTGGTTGGCTAACTTTGTAATACGAGGATTGCCAAGTAATTACGACAGCTGGAAACCCCTGAAATGCTCAACGCACTTAtatcattttcatgttgatCAGAGTAGCTATTACACCATTGAGCAGTGAAAACATGGAACTTCAGATAGAAATCAGATGTACATGCAACAAATAATGCGTGATAGTTATGATCTCTCAACCTCAGGTTAAAAGCCAGTGGTCAATTGACAGATGAATCAAACATCTTACATCATCTTCCATCAGGGTAATTACAATAGGACACTCATCACAGGAGGATTGCTGGAACTCTAGTAAATATTCACTGCTAttcttcctcttatttttcctcccttttttgaTAATTAGAGTTACAAGTAAATTTCCACACAATTATAGCGAAAAAATCAAGAGATATCATACAGACTTTCGATCCTTTTCTAGTTAGCTAAGCATTTGTGGCCAACTTACCAGGAAGCAATGGGAATATACTAACCACAAAATCTTCAAACCTTTTACACTTAAGAGTAGAATTAGAagcataaaaagagagagagaagtacaAGTTCTGTGCAAATTAACTGACATTTAAAGTGAAATCATGTGCTGAAGCATGAAACAAAATTAGTCATGCACATTTGAATGTACAATCCCATGtatatgtttttactttttgtccAAAAAGTGCCTAGGCATAAAAAGATATAATGGAGACGCGATCCATGAAACTCCTAACCGCAAAACCTGGCAATTTTCCAACGTGCTCTTCCCTCACTGTATCTTAGAGGAAAGTCTTATTAATCCCAAGTGTAAGACAAAAATGATTTAAGGAACAGCATAAGTCTAGCCATAGAACCGACAAAAGCTACTCAATATCAAGAAATCTAGGTAGTATTTGATGATCTCATCCAACATGCATGAGAAAAGTAGAAACATAATTGCAAGGAGACTACGTAGCAGGTAAAGGAGCACTTTACCATACAAGGGAGAGGCTATTGCACTAAACATTTCAGTCTTCTTTTGGCCAAAAGTTCAAGGCCACTAATTAAAAGATGCAAAATCCAGGTGGCAATATGAGCAAACTGGTAATCCATACTGCACAAATTCCTTGAAAATTACTCTAAGTATGATACAAAAGTTTTACCCTCTTACCACAgttttaggaagaaaataatgaatggTGGAACCgtgttcaatttcattgatcaaAACTTTGACACAgacattcaaaatatttttatgtccTTTGCATCATTTGAAGCTACGCTCAGCTTATGGATCCACCTCACCTCAATCTGAATACCCTCCCAGTACCATAAAACCACCTTCAAATTGACTGAaaagtcatcatcatttcaattGAAGCTAAATGAACCATCGAACGATAATTAAAGACGAGATCCCGCCTTCAAGAAACTACACAAAACCAGCCCTTTCTACTTTCCCAGCCATAAAATACAAAGCATACCGCAACTACATAGAGCCTTCACTCTGCTCCAGACACAGACTAAAGACCACGTGACTTTCAAAAACCGGCGccccaaaattattttcaataaagagAACAGATATTCAGATTTTcttattattgaaaattacGTCATCGTACAGTGAGGATAAGTTTCAAAAGAGAATATGAAGTTAGTTCTATTTAGTGTCCAATCTACACATTTAGCATAGCTTCAGCTCCAATTACAACAAAATATTATGTGGAAGCACTTCATGAAATTTACTTCTATTAGTTTCGGGAGCAATCAAAAAAGTAGTAACGGGCATTTCCAATTGCAGGAGGAAAAAGAGGCGGCCAACAAAAGTatatttcctcattttccacCGAATATGAAGACCCAAGACTGAACGACAACCGAAGTGGCCCTGAAGTTGCAGAACAGCACGCAACGCTAGTAAAGAAGTGTTCTTGATGAGTCTCTCTGTTTCATCTTTAATCAAGAACCTCCGGTAACTAAACAAGGCATCAAATTTACCCACAAATTTCACTCCGAGGATGACGAGAAACTTCCCCGAGAAGTCCGATCATCGTCAAACCGACGCTCCTCAAGCCACAACCCAAAATCTCCAAACACAGTCCCAGACAAGAAAAAAGACAGGAACTTTTATCGAATCCCTGTACCTTAGAGTAACGCACGAGGTGATCGCAATCGTGGCAGCCGACGAGCTTGCGGAACACGATGTTCCCGACGGCGTCCTTGACCTTCTCGGCCTCGTCccaagaggaaggaggaggtgtCGAGCGAGATAATGCTTGGCATTATCCAatagaatctctctctctctgccgtaTCTCTCTTGCGACGGTGAAACGACACTGAGTCAAGGATAATTTGGACAGTATATTCCGACATCATCCAATTTCGTAAAATTTATCCAATATACCTCTCTACAACTAACATTTTTTCTTGGCGGGTATCCAAAAAAAGACATGGATattaaaaatacaattacatCAAGGGCTTAAAGTTTGGATTTTCATATTAATCGAAAATAATTAGGGATGAATATCGGTCTAGGATCAGCCATAAACAATCCAAGATTCCCAAGAGGATCGGGTCGGTTTTTGCTCTTAGGACCTCTGGATTCTGCACTTTATGAGTTGGTCTCGATTTCGAAAGTTTAAGGTTGGTTTCGAGTTGACTTTAAAATTGGATCGAACCGTTTATTCCTTGATTCTAAGCTCAATAGAGTCGgcctttaatttaaaaaattgaggactaaCACCATATGAATTGATCATTGAATTAGATGTTGAATCAACCTTATCCAAACCATGCCCACTCTTAAAAATAATATCTTAACCCAAAAGGAAGACAGTAAAGCAGAGAAAAACAGTATGGTTCCTGCATGAGCGCGTTTATAGTCTTTCGAGGAATCCATCTCTCTAGAGCCTACACCTCTCGGATCACAAGGTAAAGGATCTCAACCGGGAAAGGAGAAACTTCCGAGCTCCCGTCCAAGCGGAGACAATGCCCTAAGTTTTTCAACGCCGTGACGCTTTCCATACGAGAATGTAAAAAAAGGACGTGACTAAGGGGGTGCAACTGGAATGGATATACCCAAAAATCGGATCGGTCTATCCGAAAAATAGGATCGGGAACTGGTTCTCGTTAAAACCTATCCAGGAACCAGTTCCGAGTGATTATCCACCCGAACACCAGTTCTCGGACCGATTTTGGAACTGATTTTATAAGTAGAGGtctaaaatctttttttttccctaatttctattcttactcttgCAATTACATagtgtttttccttttggctctctcaaacacgcACGGCACTCCTCCTAcgtcattcctcttcctcacttacTTCTCTCCTTCATTGGCTCATTCTCGCACCGTCTAACGGACGGATGGTGTATTCTTGTGTATCACGTGAATTGGCTTgcctaatgttttttttttttttttatgaagagttatgcttgcataaatgagtagcttcatgtaATAGTTGTaagaataagactaatattagatccatgtttgttgctaattctttgccttatgattttatttattataattagccttgtggatgaatccttaatttttcatttagtcaaaaagttcacatatttatttattataaatgcttaatgtttcaatacaaattaaaagaattacgTCATTTTCTcgtgtattaatataaaattcgaagttgTATAAAATATTGGGAGATTACAAAATAGATTCCAATGAAAACAAATTTGACCTTGGAATCGGATAGAAAAAATAAGATGGGTTGGGTACAGGATTCAATACAAATAAGGTCAGGTACATGGTCAAAAAAGgagaaccggttataatagGGTCGAATATAGGTCCAGATTTAGACCCTCCTCACTCTGGACCCAATCACCCCTAGACGTGATTATGACGTGTTATGAGGAGTGACTTTTGAGTTAGCACGGCAGGTAATGTAACTTCCTGGGAAAGCAAAGCAGTCCTGTCGTATCCAGCAGTCCACCCTCAAGTCTTTGTCCGACACTCTTGTGAAGGCAAAGCCCCAGAAGAAAAACACCGGCAGACCGAAAAAGAATCTTCACTCCGTGGGGCATTGGCCTGCAATCGAAGCCAAATTCTACGGCAAAGACTCTTGCGTGATCCCACGGGCGCAGACAAATATGTTGACATCCTAAGTTCCACTTTTGGAACGAAACTACCGAGAGAATCGATGGCAACACAACCGGAAGACCAGCGCAGACGTGTTTTGCAAATTGACCTCGTAAAGTACCAGGAAACTCTGGTTgctatccttaaaaaaaataaacaaagcaccttgaattgtgggatacggaaaaaattgcaaaatttctcaGCTTTGTTGGAATCTTTGTGAAGGAGGAGGAACTCACCTTCTTCACAATTTCCATGCCAATCTGCCCGAGTCTTCCTTTTGGCTCACTACATATACTCGTAAATGTCGGTGTTCCAAGCGTGGCATCCCAAATTGAAGTCTATCTCTattctcctttcttctctctctatagGTTTTGCCCTTATCCTAATTGCCAAGTCTCCACGGGTTGTGCTCTCATCCTTATTGCCAAGTTACAATGGACAAAGCactgaaaataaaatctatTATCGTCTTGTTCCTCGTTGCCATGATCATGGCACTAGTGCCACTAGACTTAATCATATCACTTCATGCCTTGTACTCGGACTTCAGACACTTAGTCGAGACCGTGTGCGATCTATATTCAATGGTGAGTATGTGTTTTGGTCACTGTAAGAACCGAAATGCAGAAGTTCCGACTCCTCAATCTCCCACCGCTCCAATCCGCGCGACTCGTGAAACAATGGACAGCATGGGGCTGTCCAGGCCGGAAGTGGAAACCCTGATTGCGAGGCTGGGGATCTTCAGGAACCCACGTGGCGACGACCATGATGAGGTTCAGGAGAGAATAGGGGTCCAGGAAATTGCAGCTCTTTTTGAGGAGGAAGGGCCGAGTCCGGAGGAAGTGAAGGAGGCATTCTATGTGTTTGATGGGAACTGTGATGGGTACATTGATGCTAGAGAGCTGGGTGATGCCTTCCAAAAGTTGGGCCTCGTACAGCTCTGCGAGGTCGATTGCAGGGGCTTGATTCAGGCCTTTGATGACAATGGggatggattgattgatttcAGAGAGTTCAAAAAACTTGTGGAGAAAAGTTTCTCTTAACGATCAAACGGGACGTAGTGGCCCAAATGCCAGGAGGGTGATCTACTTCTGGTGAAGTAGCTCTTGGTATCTGAACAGTTCATGAACCACCCTCTACATTTTGATATATCTTTCTATATCCATTTCTATGTCACTATATACTATTCACGAAGGAGTTAccgttattttttatttgttatttattttattccgaattttattatttcttccaaCGGTTATCTTGGAGATTGTATCTGTTTAGACATGACTTCTTAATTCTTGGAACGTTGTGTCTATTCGAATATAATCTTATTTTTTGCTATTAAATGCTAAACGTGTCTATTCTTTCATATACAATTATTATTTCTAATTATTTCCCTTGAGAGATTTtgaagaaatattaaaattactATCTAGTATTTTCAATTGAAACTTTATTGTTTCATGGAGGAAATTTTTCAATGACTATaagcaatgtttttttttttttttttttttgtggtgaaagtaagaaatatattgaggatGGTCAAATTATACAAACAGTCGGcttcaaaaacttgcactcaagatgAACATGTTCATCATGAGTGAAAGGAAGCGAGGAAGAAGCCAAGCGGCAATCAAAAGAAGACCAAGAGCACCAGCGCAAAAGGACGGCCAAAACACCAAGAGGCATCAACATGTCTACCCAGACTGTGACCGATGCAAGGAGGAGAAGATAGCAGGGTCCAAATCCCAAGAACGTTGCAATCTTCTATTTCTAGGGGAGTCCTCCACATTCTT
This Eucalyptus grandis isolate ANBG69807.140 chromosome 7, ASM1654582v1, whole genome shotgun sequence DNA region includes the following protein-coding sequences:
- the LOC104427716 gene encoding probable calcium-binding protein CML45; its protein translation is MDKALKIKSIIVLFLVAMIMALVPLDLIISLHALYSDFRHLVETVCDLYSMVSMCFGHCKNRNAEVPTPQSPTAPIRATRETMDSMGLSRPEVETLIARLGIFRNPRGDDHDEVQERIGVQEIAALFEEEGPSPEEVKEAFYVFDGNCDGYIDARELGDAFQKLGLVQLCEVDCRGLIQAFDDNGDGLIDFREFKKLVEKSFS